One window from the genome of Microbulbifer sp. ALW1 encodes:
- the typA gene encoding translational GTPase TypA, translated as MIDNLRNIAIIAHVDHGKTTLVDKLLQQSGTLDRRSADSERVMDSNDQEKERGITILAKNTAIRWNDYRINIVDTPGHADFGGEVERVLSMVDSVLLLVDAVDGPMPQTRFVTSKAFEQGLNPIVVINKIDRPGARPDWVMDQVFDLFDSLGATEEQLDFPVIYASALNGIAGLDETDMADDMTPLFQMIVDKVQPPQVDSNGPFQMQVSALDYNSYVGVIGVGRITRGTLKPNQQVVILDREENKRKAKVLQVMGYLGLERVEVEQASAGDIVCITGVGELNISDTLCNPEHPEALPPLSVDEPTVSMTFQVNDSPFAGKEGKFVTSRNIKDRLDQELIHNVALRVEQGDSPDKFKVSGRGELHLSVLIESMRREGFELGVSRPEVVQKVVDGEVQEPYEQVVIDVEEQHQGPIMEELGLRKADLTNMEPDGKGRVRLTFIVPSRGMIGFRNQFLTITSGSGIMTSIFDHYGPVKMGDVAKRINGVLVSMTKGKTLAYGLFALQDRGRLFLGHGEEVYEGQVIGIHSRGNDLVVNPTKAKQLTNVRASGTDDALTLSPPIRHTLEQALEFIEDDELVEVTPESIRVRKKILQENMRKRAKK; from the coding sequence GTGATAGACAATCTTCGCAATATCGCGATCATCGCCCACGTTGACCACGGCAAGACCACCCTGGTGGACAAGCTGCTGCAGCAGTCCGGTACCCTGGACCGCCGCAGCGCCGACTCCGAGCGCGTGATGGACTCCAACGACCAGGAAAAAGAGCGCGGTATTACCATCCTCGCCAAGAACACTGCGATCCGTTGGAACGACTACCGCATCAACATCGTCGACACCCCCGGGCACGCCGACTTCGGCGGCGAGGTAGAGCGCGTACTGTCCATGGTGGACTCGGTACTGCTCTTGGTCGACGCAGTGGACGGCCCCATGCCGCAAACCCGCTTTGTGACCTCCAAGGCCTTCGAGCAGGGCCTGAACCCGATCGTGGTGATCAACAAGATCGACCGCCCGGGCGCGCGCCCTGACTGGGTAATGGACCAGGTGTTCGACCTGTTCGACAGCCTCGGCGCTACCGAAGAGCAGCTGGACTTCCCGGTCATCTACGCTTCCGCCCTGAACGGCATCGCCGGTCTCGACGAAACCGATATGGCGGACGACATGACCCCGCTGTTCCAGATGATCGTCGACAAGGTGCAGCCGCCGCAGGTAGACAGCAACGGCCCCTTCCAGATGCAGGTTTCCGCACTGGACTACAACAGCTACGTGGGCGTGATCGGCGTTGGCCGCATCACCCGCGGCACCCTGAAGCCGAACCAGCAGGTCGTGATCCTCGACCGCGAAGAGAACAAGCGCAAAGCCAAGGTCCTGCAGGTGATGGGTTACCTGGGCCTGGAGCGCGTGGAAGTGGAACAGGCCAGCGCCGGCGACATCGTGTGTATCACTGGTGTGGGCGAGCTGAACATTTCCGACACCCTGTGTAATCCAGAGCACCCGGAAGCACTGCCGCCGCTGTCGGTCGACGAGCCCACCGTAAGCATGACCTTTCAGGTGAACGACTCGCCGTTTGCCGGTAAAGAAGGCAAGTTCGTGACCTCGCGCAATATCAAGGATCGCCTGGACCAGGAACTGATCCACAACGTGGCACTGCGTGTAGAGCAGGGCGACTCCCCGGACAAATTCAAGGTATCCGGCCGTGGTGAGCTGCACCTGTCGGTACTGATCGAATCCATGCGCCGCGAAGGTTTCGAACTGGGTGTTTCCCGCCCGGAAGTAGTACAGAAAGTCGTCGACGGCGAAGTACAGGAACCCTACGAGCAGGTGGTGATCGACGTAGAAGAGCAGCACCAGGGTCCGATTATGGAAGAGCTGGGTCTGCGCAAGGCCGACCTGACCAACATGGAACCGGACGGCAAGGGCCGCGTGCGCCTGACCTTCATCGTGCCGTCTCGCGGCATGATCGGTTTCCGCAACCAGTTCCTGACCATCACCAGTGGCTCCGGCATCATGACCAGCATCTTCGACCACTACGGTCCGGTGAAGATGGGTGACGTAGCCAAGCGCATCAACGGTGTGCTGGTGTCCATGACCAAAGGCAAGACCCTGGCCTACGGCCTGTTCGCACTGCAAGACCGCGGCCGCCTGTTCCTGGGCCACGGTGAAGAAGTCTACGAAGGCCAGGTGATCGGTATTCACTCCCGCGGTAACGACCTGGTGGTGAACCCGACCAAAGCCAAGCAGCTCACCAACGTGCGCGCTTCCGGTACCGACGACGCGCTGACCCTGTCACCGCCCATCCGTCACACCCTGGAGCAGGCACTGGAATTCATCGAAGATGACGAACTGGTGGAAGTGACTCCGGAAAGCATCCGGGTTCGCAAAAAAATCCTGCAGGAAAACATGCGCAAGCGTGCGAAGAAGTAA
- a CDS encoding TIGR03032 family protein, with translation MSEVDATAEAQMPAVDQAESQPEKSSETSAEASQGNTAAQGQQPQEITEPTAGEQQAAKPEPVRKSCSAGLAQWMHQRQLSIAFTSYQSGRVYMVGAEPGGKLSFHERIFQRAMGIVGNRNRIYMGGLYQIWRFENVLQPGQVANKIFDACYVPRNAQFTGEVDIHELGIQKNGKIVFVNTKYNCLAEPSLTHSFRVLWKPEFISKIVPEDRCHLNGLAMVDGRPKYVTAVCKSDTIDGWRERRDNGGIIIDIESNEIVCEGLSMPHSPRWVNGKLWVLNSGTGYLGYVDFENKSFVPHTFCPGFARGLAMHGNYAIVGLSKPRYERFEGLQLDQNLADKDSEAWCGVQFINLTNGNVEHWIRLDGPVSELFDLTVLAGTRCPMGIGQQSRENLTMVTFEDATGAAASAQANG, from the coding sequence ATGAGTGAAGTAGACGCAACCGCCGAGGCGCAAATGCCGGCGGTAGATCAGGCAGAAAGCCAGCCAGAGAAAAGCTCAGAGACGAGTGCAGAGGCAAGCCAAGGGAACACCGCGGCGCAGGGACAGCAGCCACAAGAGATCACCGAACCGACCGCCGGCGAGCAGCAGGCGGCCAAGCCCGAGCCAGTGCGCAAATCCTGTTCCGCCGGCCTGGCCCAGTGGATGCACCAGCGCCAGCTGTCCATTGCCTTCACCTCTTACCAGTCCGGCCGCGTTTACATGGTGGGTGCTGAGCCCGGCGGCAAGCTGTCTTTCCACGAGCGCATCTTCCAGCGCGCTATGGGTATTGTGGGCAACCGCAACCGTATTTACATGGGTGGCCTCTACCAGATCTGGCGCTTCGAGAACGTACTGCAGCCGGGGCAGGTGGCGAACAAGATCTTTGACGCCTGCTATGTGCCGCGCAACGCGCAGTTCACCGGCGAGGTGGATATCCACGAGCTGGGCATCCAGAAGAACGGCAAGATTGTGTTTGTGAATACCAAGTACAACTGCCTGGCAGAGCCGAGCCTGACCCACAGTTTCCGCGTGCTCTGGAAACCGGAATTCATCAGCAAAATCGTGCCGGAAGACCGCTGCCACCTGAACGGCCTGGCGATGGTGGATGGCAGGCCAAAATATGTCACCGCGGTGTGCAAGTCCGACACCATCGATGGCTGGCGCGAGCGCCGCGATAACGGCGGCATCATCATCGATATCGAAAGCAACGAGATCGTGTGTGAAGGCCTGTCCATGCCGCACTCGCCGCGCTGGGTGAATGGCAAGCTGTGGGTATTGAACAGCGGCACCGGCTACCTGGGTTACGTGGATTTCGAGAACAAATCCTTCGTACCACACACCTTCTGCCCGGGCTTTGCCCGCGGCCTGGCCATGCACGGCAACTACGCCATCGTCGGTCTGTCCAAGCCGCGCTACGAGCGCTTCGAGGGCCTGCAGCTGGACCAGAACCTGGCGGACAAGGACTCGGAGGCCTGGTGCGGGGTGCAGTTCATCAACCTGACCAACGGCAATGTGGAACACTGGATCCGCCTCGATGGGCCGGTCAGCGAACTGTTTGACCTCACGGTACTTGCCGGTACCCGCTGCCCCATGGGCATCGGCCAGCAGAGCAGGGAAAACCTCACCATGGTGACCTTTGAAGACGCCACCGGTGCGGCGGCCAGCGCGCAAGCCAACGGCTGA
- a CDS encoding ATP-binding protein encodes MRLQMLRMVSVLALALVVVYSSVAALFNLYSTAPHEYTISAEQLARALERGDAPLAQSYSADAIHFSGALRQRLDNGEVVGLDAGDGQILFYHRNGNTVLEIGPFPHEPAQSVTQWRLLFIGAMLVVLLLLIWPMFSDLSRLQNQAIRFSKKPFHIPGQFSRRSTIYPLAETFRRMANIVTGHFQMNQDLARTIAHEVRMPLARIKFQQALTDSDSESRRVIDRATRDIEELVDKYLSFAQVEVHEQFLARKAVALETFFTDLASHLEVQCPQLEIAYYFPDGDAWLEPDSLTIAIQNLVVNAGKYARDRVDIRFAHEGGFCHLAVEDNGPGLGGDALELTDAFTRSATDDQGYGLGLYIVKKVMMWHEGELRLDQSPSLGGTRATLRWPNRS; translated from the coding sequence ATGCGCCTGCAGATGTTGCGTATGGTCAGCGTACTGGCGCTGGCTTTAGTGGTGGTTTACTCATCGGTGGCGGCGCTGTTCAACCTCTACTCCACCGCGCCCCACGAGTACACCATCAGCGCCGAACAGCTGGCGCGAGCGCTGGAGCGCGGCGATGCGCCCCTGGCCCAGAGTTACTCCGCCGACGCCATCCACTTTTCCGGTGCCCTGCGCCAGCGCCTGGACAATGGCGAGGTAGTGGGCCTTGATGCCGGCGACGGACAGATCCTGTTTTACCACCGCAACGGCAATACCGTACTGGAAATCGGCCCCTTTCCCCACGAGCCGGCGCAGAGCGTTACCCAGTGGCGACTGCTGTTTATCGGCGCCATGCTGGTGGTGCTGCTGCTATTGATCTGGCCCATGTTCAGTGACCTCAGTCGGCTGCAAAACCAGGCCATTCGCTTCAGCAAAAAGCCTTTCCATATTCCCGGCCAGTTCAGCCGTCGCTCCACCATTTACCCGCTGGCGGAAACCTTCCGCCGCATGGCCAATATCGTTACCGGCCATTTCCAGATGAACCAGGACCTGGCGCGCACCATCGCCCACGAGGTGCGCATGCCGCTGGCACGGATCAAGTTTCAGCAGGCACTGACCGACAGCGACTCGGAAAGCCGCCGGGTCATCGACAGGGCTACCCGCGATATCGAAGAGCTGGTGGACAAGTATCTGAGCTTTGCCCAGGTGGAAGTGCACGAGCAGTTTCTCGCGCGCAAGGCCGTCGCCCTGGAAACCTTTTTTACCGACCTGGCTTCACACCTGGAAGTCCAGTGTCCACAACTGGAAATTGCCTACTACTTTCCCGATGGCGATGCCTGGCTGGAGCCGGACTCGCTGACCATCGCGATTCAGAACCTGGTAGTGAATGCCGGCAAATACGCGCGCGACCGTGTGGATATCCGTTTCGCGCACGAGGGTGGTTTCTGCCATCTTGCGGTGGAAGACAACGGTCCCGGCCTCGGCGGTGACGCGCTGGAACTGACCGATGCCTTTACCCGCTCGGCGACCGACGACCAGGGCTACGGACTCGGCCTGTATATCGTCAAGAAAGTAATGATGTGGCACGAGGGCGAGCTGCGCCTGGACCAGTCCCCCAGCCTCGGCGGTACCCGCGCCACCTTGCGCTGGCCCAACCGGTCCTGA
- a CDS encoding response regulator transcription factor, with protein sequence MNAMSSPANIAFQADNAHPETEGVSGKYRILLLEDDQQLAELIVRFLSDRDCDVTYAANGSEFMRAVHHREYDLIIADVVLPDASGFQLLEQFRSQLSCPLIFLSALSSVDDQVAGLRLGAHDYLVKPVDPHLLWAKIQAHLRTASSQASSGDAITFGPLQINLVSRQAQVHEQPLPLTTNEFDLLQIFAEQPARLLSREYLFRRVIGREFDGLDRVIDMRVSRLRKKLEAIADGVAIQSIRGRGYSLNTVHSHS encoded by the coding sequence ATGAACGCCATGTCGAGCCCTGCCAATATCGCATTCCAAGCTGATAACGCCCATCCAGAAACCGAAGGCGTTTCGGGTAAATACCGGATTTTACTGCTGGAAGACGACCAGCAATTGGCGGAACTAATCGTGCGCTTCCTGTCCGATCGGGATTGCGACGTCACCTACGCGGCCAATGGCAGCGAATTTATGCGCGCGGTGCACCACCGCGAATACGACCTGATCATCGCCGATGTGGTGCTGCCGGATGCCAGTGGCTTCCAGTTACTGGAGCAATTCCGCAGCCAGTTGAGCTGCCCGCTGATTTTCCTCAGCGCACTCAGCTCCGTCGATGATCAGGTCGCCGGCCTGCGCCTGGGCGCCCATGACTATCTGGTTAAACCGGTGGACCCCCACCTGCTGTGGGCAAAAATTCAGGCGCACCTGCGCACTGCCAGCAGTCAGGCGTCCTCCGGCGACGCCATTACCTTTGGCCCGCTTCAAATAAACCTCGTGAGTCGTCAGGCCCAGGTACACGAGCAGCCACTGCCGCTCACCACCAATGAATTCGATCTGCTGCAGATTTTTGCCGAACAACCGGCGCGCCTGCTGAGCCGCGAGTATCTGTTCCGTCGGGTGATCGGCCGCGAGTTTGACGGCTTGGATCGGGTAATCGATATGCGCGTGAGCCGCCTGCGCAAAAAGCTGGAAGCCATTGCCGACGGCGTTGCCATTCAGTCCATCCGCGGCCGCGGTTACTCCCTCAACACCGTGCACAGTCACTCCTGA
- a CDS encoding DUF3019 domain-containing protein has protein sequence MRQAEMRALSTSPIPSAGLRACSTRSVAGTEHEAAILFAPHGNRARAGESRGIAPHPSVCAVDEGESSCNVSVKIDFDADDNARYCLSIAGRGLVRCFWGDAEELKVYVNSPGDLRFQVTSGESGEGVAAAILKVAQYQPKRHRRRYGWGLL, from the coding sequence ATGAGGCAGGCAGAAATGCGCGCTTTATCGACAAGCCCCATACCCTCAGCTGGTTTGCGGGCCTGCAGTACGCGTTCGGTAGCGGGCACTGAACATGAAGCGGCAATTCTTTTTGCTCCTCATGGCAATCGCGCCCGCGCTGGTGAAAGCCGCGGAATTGCGCCTCACCCCAGCGTTTGCGCGGTGGATGAAGGGGAGAGCAGCTGCAACGTGTCGGTCAAAATCGATTTCGATGCGGACGATAACGCCCGCTATTGCCTGTCCATTGCCGGCCGCGGGCTGGTGCGCTGCTTCTGGGGCGACGCCGAAGAGCTGAAGGTATACGTCAATAGCCCCGGCGATCTTCGCTTTCAGGTGACTTCCGGTGAGAGCGGGGAGGGGGTGGCCGCGGCCATTCTCAAGGTCGCGCAATATCAACCAAAACGCCACCGCCGCCGCTACGGCTGGGGGCTGCTGTAA
- a CDS encoding MipA/OmpV family protein has product MTRLTPRFLLTFLGVFSAVATSHAAVQPKPARTTSLSEVSTSTWEISIASGYGYLENPIAGKRDSETYLLPSFSYYGKRFFVSDLTVGYSLLENKNVYLDLVARPNEDGLYFQLDKNKAADGLVTNWFTHFQAPNPEDVERKVSVVGGPSVTLVSDWVDVSFSWFHDLSNVHHGSEAHLSFDKQYPLFAGAIGFGIGAIQKDADLVSYYYQFSEQEADIFYNRYLAAHPADDATDTYARVHFSYPLGKHLSLRLAARYNDFDEAGRNARFIDKPHTLSWFAGLQYAFGSGH; this is encoded by the coding sequence ATGACCAGACTTACCCCCAGATTCCTGCTGACTTTCCTCGGCGTTTTTTCCGCCGTGGCGACTTCCCATGCAGCCGTACAGCCCAAGCCGGCGCGCACTACCAGTCTGTCCGAGGTTTCCACCTCCACTTGGGAAATCAGTATCGCCAGCGGCTATGGCTACCTGGAAAATCCCATCGCCGGAAAACGGGATAGCGAAACCTATTTGCTACCTTCCTTCAGTTACTACGGAAAACGTTTCTTTGTCAGCGACCTGACGGTCGGCTATAGCCTGCTGGAAAACAAAAACGTTTATCTGGATCTGGTCGCACGCCCCAATGAAGACGGGCTTTATTTCCAACTGGACAAGAACAAAGCTGCCGATGGCCTGGTGACAAACTGGTTTACGCACTTCCAGGCTCCCAATCCGGAAGATGTAGAGCGCAAGGTTTCCGTTGTCGGCGGCCCCAGTGTGACCCTGGTTTCGGACTGGGTAGACGTTTCCTTTTCCTGGTTTCACGACCTGAGCAATGTGCACCACGGCAGTGAAGCCCACCTGAGTTTCGACAAGCAGTATCCCCTGTTTGCCGGCGCCATCGGCTTCGGTATTGGCGCCATCCAGAAAGACGCAGACCTGGTGAGTTACTACTACCAGTTCAGCGAGCAGGAAGCGGACATTTTCTACAACCGTTACCTCGCCGCTCACCCTGCGGACGATGCCACCGACACCTACGCACGCGTGCATTTTTCCTACCCGCTGGGCAAGCACCTGTCTCTGCGCCTGGCGGCGCGCTACAACGACTTCGATGAGGCAGGCAGAAATGCGCGCTTTATCGACAAGCCCCATACCCTCAGCTGGTTTGCGGGCCTGCAGTACGCGTTCGGTAGCGGGCACTGA